The following is a genomic window from Rhododendron vialii isolate Sample 1 chromosome 9a, ASM3025357v1.
GCTTGGGACGCCTCAGCGGGGCTCAAGCGTGGAGTGAAATCCATGTCCGGTGTTTGCGCTGCATAATTGGACTGGGCAGAGGATTGGTTGGGGAGGCGATTGAAGAACCATTCTGGATACCCAATAAGTTTAAAACAGCCCGACTTATAATGACCTGCACGGTTGCAATGAGTGCAGTGAGCGTTCGGGTCTTTGTTGGGTCGGGATGAAGTATCGGGCTGAGCATGGTGTAGTTGGCGTGGTGGATTGGCAGGCGAAGGGAATTGTTGTGGTTGTCGTCGGGATGGAGACTGCTGTGGTGGCGGAAAAAAACGTGGCCCTGGTGGATTTTGGTGTTGTCCATTGTTGATTTTGGGTTGATGGTGTTGAGTTTGGAACCTGTGACTCACCATGGCCGAGTCTTCTTGAATGGGCTAAGTGGTGATGATAGGTTGTGGATTTTTGGTGTGTTCTTCCGCGATTAACAAGCCATGAACCTTTCCAAGGTCGGGAAGCGGATCCATGGCGAGAATCTGAGTACGAAGAACATGATACGGTTCGTTGACTCCCATCAAAAGCTGGTATACACGCTTATTCGACACCCTTTTTTGCCAAGCTGTGGCGGTACCACATGTGCATTCCGGAAGCGGATCAATCCCATCGAGTTGATTCCAAAGCGTTTTGAAGGCATTATAATAATTGGTAATATCAAGATTACCTTGTTGAAGATGAGTGGTCTCTCTTTGAATTTTAAAAACGGTAGCATTATTCCCTTGAGTGAATCTGGATTCAAGATCACGCCATAGTTCATACGGCGTGCGGCAACTGGTTAGGCTTGGAGTAATTGTGTTGCTGATGCTGTTCAACAACCATGAGAGGACCATCGTGGAAACTCGTTTCCACAGGGGTTGAATATCGGGATCTGTGGGGCAAGGTAGGGCGTTATCAATGAAACCCAGTTTATTTTTGGCACAAAGGGCCATCGTGATAGAACGGCTCCAGGACCCATAGTTGGTATGGGTTAGAGCAATATCAACAAGGGGGGTACGGGGGTGGTCGACTGAATGAAGAAAATAAGGGGAAGAGAGATCAGAAATAAGTTTCTGAACCTTTTCTTGAGCCTCAACCATGTCTG
Proteins encoded in this region:
- the LOC131299515 gene encoding uncharacterized protein LOC131299515 — translated: MVEAQEKVQKLISDLSSPYFLHSVDHPRTPLVDIALTHTNYGSWSRSITMALCAKNKLGFIDNALPCPTDPDIQPLWKRVSTMVLSWLLNSISNTITPSLTSCRTPYELWRDLESRFTQGNNATVFKIQRETTHLQQGNLDITNYYNAFKTLWNQLDGIDPLPECTCGTATAWQKRVSNKRVYQLLMGVNEPYHVLRTQILAMDPLPDLGKVHGLLIAEEHTKNPQPIITT